A part of Tessaracoccus timonensis genomic DNA contains:
- a CDS encoding glycosyltransferase family 4 protein — MKIGIVCPYSFDQPGGVGTHVQGLAQWLREQGHGVLVVAPGTGPSKSGEMLVGDSVPLQFNGSTAHLALAPAQGRRAIAALREADVVHVHEPLTPGLGFAAARACRPLVVTHHAQFAPDLFTPVLRMRSALIGRRVSIAVSDGAAATALAATGERPEVVPNGIALPENNDKPASSLPVVVYVGRRDDARKGYPTFEAVAERMSHEARFVALGPGRVSSRHVAEYGVVTNAERNAWLREASVLMAPNTFGESFGLVLVEALARGCGVVASDLPMFRAVADDPRCTSWFPPGDVEAATDSLRKRLTMGSDASKARQLAARYSWEHVGPRVVAAYEQARAQ, encoded by the coding sequence ATGAAGATCGGGATTGTCTGTCCGTACTCGTTCGACCAACCCGGAGGTGTGGGAACGCACGTGCAAGGGCTCGCTCAGTGGCTGCGAGAGCAGGGCCACGGGGTGCTCGTGGTGGCGCCAGGCACCGGCCCGTCGAAGTCGGGGGAGATGCTCGTCGGAGACTCGGTGCCCTTGCAGTTCAACGGCTCGACGGCGCACCTCGCGCTGGCCCCGGCTCAAGGCCGGCGGGCGATCGCGGCACTGCGCGAGGCCGACGTGGTGCACGTCCACGAACCGTTGACGCCTGGCCTCGGCTTTGCTGCGGCGAGGGCCTGCCGGCCGCTGGTGGTCACCCATCATGCACAGTTCGCGCCAGACCTCTTCACCCCTGTGCTGCGGATGCGCTCCGCCTTGATCGGACGGCGCGTGTCGATCGCGGTCTCCGACGGCGCGGCCGCCACGGCCTTGGCAGCGACGGGGGAGCGCCCCGAGGTGGTCCCCAACGGCATTGCTCTCCCGGAAAATAACGACAAACCGGCGTCGAGCCTGCCCGTCGTGGTGTACGTCGGTCGCAGAGATGATGCGCGCAAGGGCTACCCCACTTTCGAAGCGGTTGCGGAGCGGATGTCGCATGAAGCGCGGTTTGTTGCGCTCGGCCCTGGCCGGGTGTCTTCGCGCCATGTGGCCGAATACGGTGTGGTCACGAACGCTGAGCGGAATGCGTGGTTGCGTGAGGCGAGTGTCCTCATGGCGCCCAACACCTTTGGGGAGTCGTTCGGCCTGGTCCTCGTCGAAGCGCTCGCACGTGGATGTGGGGTAGTGGCGTCAGATCTACCCATGTTTCGTGCCGTCGCCGACGATCCGCGGTGCACGAGCTGGTTCCCTCCGGGCGACGTCGAAGCCGCCACGGACTCGCTGAGGAAACGGCTGACGATGGGGAGTGACGCGTCCAAGGCCAGGCAGCTTGCCGCGCGTTACTCCTGGGAGCACGTTGGGCCACGCGTTGTAGCGGCGTACGAACAAGCGCGAGCCCAGTAG
- a CDS encoding small basic family protein, which translates to MFAILGLAAGIVVGLWLQPTLPPMLTPYFPIAIVAALDAILGATRAYLEGVFSDRVFLVSFLSNVLIAGLIVFIGDQIGVGSQLSTGVVVVLGIRIFTNAAAVRRAIFHA; encoded by the coding sequence GTGTTCGCAATACTTGGGCTGGCCGCAGGCATTGTGGTGGGGCTCTGGCTGCAGCCAACGCTGCCACCGATGCTCACCCCTTATTTCCCTATCGCGATCGTCGCCGCGCTCGACGCCATCCTGGGCGCCACGCGCGCCTACTTGGAGGGCGTATTCAGCGACCGCGTGTTTCTGGTGAGCTTCCTGTCCAACGTGCTCATCGCAGGACTCATCGTGTTCATCGGCGACCAGATCGGCGTCGGCTCGCAGCTCTCGACGGGCGTCGTGGTGGTGCTCGGTATCCGTATCTTCACGAACGCCGCAGCGGTGCGGAGGGCTATTTTCCATGCCTGA
- a CDS encoding CDP-alcohol phosphatidyltransferase family protein produces the protein MTEQRWDTDRVFTIPNVLSFLRLAAIPVFVWLIIAGQYLPAVIILAVSAVTDWFDGYLARRLRLRTKLGAQLDPITDRLYILSTIIAFMVRGIFPWWFVAILLARDLMLVMLVPSLRRSGQMYLPVNLVGKAGTFALLLAFPVVLVSAPEAFNFQVACVLGWAIAVAGACLYWAAGLLYLRETIRLSRARRAEVSR, from the coding sequence GTGACGGAGCAGCGCTGGGACACCGACCGCGTATTCACTATCCCCAACGTGCTGTCGTTCCTGCGCCTGGCCGCCATCCCGGTCTTTGTGTGGTTGATTATTGCCGGTCAGTACCTGCCTGCGGTGATCATTTTGGCGGTGTCTGCCGTCACGGACTGGTTCGACGGGTATCTTGCTCGCAGACTGCGCCTGCGCACCAAGCTCGGCGCGCAGCTCGACCCCATCACTGACAGGCTGTACATCCTGTCGACGATCATCGCGTTCATGGTGCGTGGCATCTTTCCTTGGTGGTTTGTCGCGATCTTGCTCGCCAGGGATCTCATGCTCGTCATGCTCGTGCCATCGCTGCGGCGCAGCGGGCAGATGTATCTGCCCGTGAACCTCGTCGGCAAGGCGGGCACGTTTGCGCTGTTGCTCGCCTTCCCCGTCGTGCTCGTTTCTGCACCAGAGGCCTTCAACTTCCAAGTTGCCTGTGTGCTCGGTTGGGCGATTGCCGTCGCCGGGGCATGTCTGTACTGGGCTGCGGGGTTGCTGTATTTGCGAGAGACGATCCGCCTTTCTCGTGCCAGGCGCGCAGAGGTGAGCAGATAG
- a CDS encoding DUF881 domain-containing protein — protein sequence MTRRPDESMSLLRTVTEGALEPEYRSTQAPRRRPVVSFITVALIISLLTYALVQTFTSRDVRAAERSAVLAEVTDAQQHQHELEQRIRQLEDEIRELQLTHLDDPQTRAKLTEAELASGAVAVEGPGVVVTVDDAPDASGTEGRVLDSDLSQLVSGLFEAGAEAVAINGRRITSRTPIRSAGAAVTVDYVSLNPPYRVEAIGDPGQLPARFAATRASNWWQYLVMNYGLTLDFTQSDGDLVLPADPGLGVTLAKGD from the coding sequence ATGACGCGTCGGCCAGACGAATCCATGAGCCTGCTGCGCACGGTCACTGAAGGCGCGCTCGAGCCGGAGTATCGATCGACGCAGGCTCCTCGTCGCAGGCCTGTCGTGTCGTTTATCACCGTCGCGCTGATCATCTCGCTGTTGACGTACGCGCTCGTCCAGACCTTCACGAGCCGCGACGTGCGGGCGGCCGAGCGGTCCGCCGTGCTGGCTGAGGTGACGGACGCACAGCAACATCAACACGAGCTTGAGCAACGCATCCGGCAGCTCGAAGACGAGATTCGGGAGCTCCAGCTCACGCATCTGGACGACCCGCAGACCCGCGCAAAGCTCACCGAGGCAGAGCTAGCCAGCGGCGCCGTCGCGGTGGAAGGCCCCGGCGTCGTGGTGACCGTCGACGATGCCCCCGACGCCAGTGGCACCGAAGGGCGTGTGCTCGACTCGGATCTCTCACAGCTCGTGTCCGGGCTGTTTGAAGCCGGGGCGGAGGCCGTTGCCATCAATGGCCGACGTATCACCTCACGCACCCCGATTCGCTCTGCGGGTGCGGCAGTGACCGTCGACTATGTATCGCTGAACCCGCCGTACCGGGTCGAGGCTATCGGCGACCCGGGCCAGCTGCCGGCACGGTTCGCGGCGACGCGCGCATCCAACTGGTGGCAATACCTCGTGATGAATTACGGACTTACACTGGACTTCACGCAGTCTGACGGTGATTTGGTTTTGCCTGCAGACCCCGGCTTGGGCGTGACGTTGGCGAAAGGAGACTGA
- the thrS gene encoding threonine--tRNA ligase, with protein MSGVITVHRNDEASSVELTTTTTGLDLFGDDRTIVAMHVNGETLDLQRELHDGDDVEPVLIDSPEGLSILRHSAGHVTAQALQDVFTEAKLGIGPPITDGYYYDFQCEPLTPEDLKRIEKRMQQIVKAKQRFVRREVSDDEARAELAKEPFKLELIDDKGSAGDEDGSSVEVGAGQLTIYDNVNRDGSVAWKDLCRGPHIPHTGYIPAFKLMRSSAAYWRGDQRNASLQRVYGTAWATKDDLKAYVTRLEEAAKRDHRKLGTELDLFSFPDEIGSGLAVFHPKGAIVRMEMEDYSRRRHVEEGYQFAYTPHLTKAHLYETSGHLDWYSDGMYPPMHMDEERDAEGNVTKQGVDYYMKPMNCPMHNLVFAARGRSYRELPLRLFEFGTVYRNEKSGVVHGLTRARGFTQDDAHIYCTREQMRDELAFLLKFVLELLADYGLDDFYLELSTKNPEKFVGDDATWDEATEVLRQVATASGLELVDDPGGAAFYGPKISVQAKDAIGRTWQMSTIQLDFNLPERFQLEYQAADGTRQRPVMIHRALFGSIERFFGVLTEHYAGAFPAWLAPVQVLGIPVASEFDDYLSQILDRLRAEGIRVELDASDDRFAKKIRNAQKEKVPFMLIAGGEDRDAGSVSFRYRDGSQRNGVPVDEAVRDIVEYVRTRNNANPTAQA; from the coding sequence TCACCGTGCACCGCAACGACGAAGCGAGCAGCGTGGAACTGACGACCACTACCACCGGCCTCGACCTCTTCGGCGACGACCGCACGATCGTCGCGATGCACGTGAACGGTGAAACGCTCGACCTCCAACGCGAACTGCACGATGGCGACGATGTCGAACCCGTGCTCATCGATTCGCCCGAGGGGCTTTCCATCCTCCGCCACTCCGCGGGGCACGTCACCGCGCAGGCGCTGCAGGATGTGTTCACCGAAGCCAAGCTGGGTATCGGCCCGCCCATCACCGACGGGTACTACTACGACTTCCAATGCGAACCGCTGACGCCTGAAGATCTCAAGCGCATCGAGAAGAGGATGCAGCAGATCGTGAAGGCTAAGCAGCGGTTCGTGCGTCGCGAGGTCTCCGACGACGAGGCGCGCGCGGAGCTCGCGAAAGAGCCCTTCAAACTCGAACTCATCGACGACAAGGGGTCTGCCGGCGACGAGGACGGATCCAGCGTCGAGGTCGGCGCCGGACAGCTCACAATCTACGACAACGTGAACCGCGACGGCTCCGTCGCGTGGAAAGACCTCTGCCGCGGGCCGCACATTCCGCACACCGGATATATCCCGGCCTTCAAGCTGATGCGCTCGTCTGCCGCGTACTGGCGCGGTGATCAACGCAACGCCAGCTTGCAGCGTGTGTACGGCACTGCGTGGGCGACGAAGGACGACCTCAAGGCGTACGTCACCCGCTTGGAGGAGGCCGCCAAGCGCGATCACCGCAAGCTCGGCACCGAGTTGGACCTCTTCAGCTTCCCCGACGAGATCGGCTCCGGTCTCGCTGTGTTCCATCCGAAGGGCGCCATCGTGCGCATGGAGATGGAGGATTACTCTCGCAGACGCCACGTCGAGGAGGGCTACCAGTTCGCGTATACCCCGCACCTCACGAAGGCACACCTGTACGAGACCTCCGGGCACCTCGACTGGTACTCCGACGGCATGTACCCGCCCATGCACATGGACGAGGAACGCGACGCTGAGGGCAACGTCACCAAGCAGGGCGTGGACTACTACATGAAGCCCATGAACTGCCCCATGCACAACCTCGTGTTCGCCGCGAGGGGGCGTTCCTACCGCGAACTGCCGCTGCGCCTGTTCGAGTTCGGCACCGTGTACCGCAACGAGAAATCGGGCGTGGTGCACGGCCTCACCCGCGCACGCGGATTTACGCAAGACGACGCACACATCTATTGCACCCGTGAGCAGATGCGCGACGAGCTCGCCTTCCTGCTGAAGTTCGTGCTCGAGCTTCTCGCCGACTACGGGCTCGATGATTTCTACCTCGAGCTCAGCACCAAGAACCCTGAGAAGTTCGTCGGCGACGACGCCACCTGGGATGAAGCCACCGAGGTGCTACGTCAGGTTGCCACCGCGTCCGGGCTCGAGCTCGTCGATGATCCGGGTGGCGCCGCGTTCTACGGCCCGAAGATCTCCGTGCAGGCGAAGGACGCCATTGGCCGCACCTGGCAGATGTCCACCATCCAGCTGGATTTCAACCTCCCCGAACGCTTCCAGCTCGAGTACCAGGCTGCCGACGGCACCCGCCAGCGTCCGGTGATGATCCACCGCGCGCTCTTCGGGTCGATCGAGCGGTTCTTCGGCGTGCTCACCGAGCACTACGCGGGCGCTTTCCCTGCGTGGCTGGCGCCGGTGCAGGTGCTGGGGATCCCCGTCGCCAGTGAATTCGACGACTACCTGAGCCAGATTCTCGACCGTCTCCGGGCGGAGGGCATCCGAGTGGAACTCGACGCATCTGATGACCGCTTTGCGAAGAAGATCCGCAACGCGCAGAAAGAGAAGGTGCCCTTCATGCTCATCGCCGGCGGTGAAGACCGCGACGCGGGCTCCGTCTCATTCCGCTACCGCGACGGGTCGCAACGCAACGGGGTGCCCGTCGATGAAGCCGTGCGCGACATCGTCGAATATGTGCGGACGCGCAACAACGCGAACCCGACGGCGCAGGCATGA
- a CDS encoding HIT domain-containing protein: MSSEASVEAPGAFPGVPDAFQRLWTPHRMVYIDGEGKPKNPGECPFCTSPGKPDDEGLIVRRGEHAFVVMNLFPYNPGHLLICPYRHVAAYIDATPEETVEIAELTQQAIRTLTKVSGPAGFNVGMNQGDVAGAGIAMHLHQHVVPRWQGDSNFLPVVGRTKAVPQLLDDARQRLAEAWQT; encoded by the coding sequence ATGAGCAGCGAGGCGAGCGTCGAAGCCCCAGGAGCGTTCCCCGGTGTACCGGATGCGTTTCAGCGACTCTGGACGCCGCACCGCATGGTGTACATCGACGGTGAGGGCAAGCCGAAGAACCCGGGGGAGTGCCCCTTTTGCACGAGCCCTGGGAAGCCCGACGATGAAGGGCTGATTGTGCGGCGAGGGGAGCACGCATTCGTCGTGATGAATCTCTTTCCGTACAACCCGGGGCACCTGCTCATCTGTCCGTATCGGCACGTTGCCGCGTACATCGACGCCACACCTGAGGAGACCGTGGAGATCGCGGAGCTCACGCAGCAAGCCATCCGCACACTCACGAAGGTGAGCGGGCCAGCAGGCTTTAACGTCGGCATGAACCAGGGCGACGTCGCGGGTGCGGGCATTGCGATGCATCTGCACCAGCACGTAGTGCCACGCTGGCAAGGCGATTCCAACTTTCTGCCCGTCGTGGGGCGCACCAAGGCCGTTCCACAGTTGCTCGACGATGCCCGGCAGCGGTTGGCGGAGGCGTGGCAGACCTGA